A region of Paenibacillus sp. 37 DNA encodes the following proteins:
- a CDS encoding glycoside hydrolase family 43 protein, protein MLTKRKDRARGHSGFKAEMILLFGTLLLLTMFFPNTARAATSVYTISAFTNTSESNMYIYESYNATHYGLLKGPAYTPPANLIRDPSIMKHTDGLYYVVYTTNWSGNTIGIASSTDKVNWTFVRNITLSTPATIAHTWAPEWFKDSNGSLNVIVSLSPGNYENFKPYVLTASGSNLASTSWSAPTELAGIAPNYIDTFIVKTGSTYHAFTKNETTKYIEYATATSLAGPYTFKGTGDWAGWGSWVEGPALVQLDNGSWRIYFDGYATQKYYYSDSADNFQTWGAKQEIAGLTGLVRHMTVLKESGQPGDIRKLESFNVPGSFIRHYNYQARIDANVSPAEDAQFRIVPGLSNATGISFESMNYPGYFLRNNNGNITLVKNDGSTTFRNDATFKRVNGLANTSWTSYTSFSNPNLYLRHYNNVLRLEAVVTALDKSDATFREVAQ, encoded by the coding sequence ATGTTAACGAAGAGGAAAGACAGAGCAAGAGGACACAGCGGTTTCAAGGCCGAAATGATCCTGCTGTTCGGAACATTACTTCTATTAACAATGTTTTTCCCCAATACAGCCAGAGCTGCGACAAGTGTCTATACGATATCCGCCTTCACGAACACAAGTGAGTCCAATATGTATATCTATGAATCCTATAATGCGACACACTATGGTTTGCTAAAAGGGCCAGCCTATACACCTCCGGCCAATCTGATCCGCGATCCAAGCATCATGAAGCACACAGATGGTCTATATTACGTCGTCTACACCACGAACTGGTCGGGTAACACCATCGGCATCGCCTCCAGCACGGATAAGGTAAACTGGACATTTGTTCGTAACATTACATTATCCACACCTGCCACAATCGCACACACCTGGGCACCGGAATGGTTCAAAGACAGCAACGGCAGTCTGAACGTTATCGTGTCCCTCTCACCAGGCAACTATGAGAATTTCAAACCTTATGTCCTCACAGCTTCAGGCAGCAATCTAGCGTCTACCTCATGGTCTGCACCTACTGAACTGGCAGGCATTGCTCCCAATTATATCGACACTTTTATCGTGAAGACAGGCTCAACCTATCATGCTTTTACCAAAAACGAGACCACTAAATACATCGAATATGCGACAGCCACCTCGCTAGCGGGTCCTTATACCTTTAAAGGTACAGGGGATTGGGCAGGTTGGGGTTCTTGGGTGGAAGGTCCGGCGCTTGTTCAGCTGGATAATGGTTCCTGGCGAATCTACTTTGACGGCTATGCAACACAAAAATATTATTACAGCGACTCTGCTGACAACTTCCAGACTTGGGGTGCCAAACAAGAGATTGCAGGTCTTACCGGACTCGTCCGGCATATGACCGTATTGAAAGAATCCGGACAACCGGGTGATATCCGCAAGCTGGAGTCATTCAATGTGCCTGGCAGTTTCATTCGTCACTACAACTATCAGGCACGGATTGATGCCAATGTCAGTCCAGCGGAAGATGCACAATTCCGTATCGTTCCCGGGCTGTCGAATGCAACAGGCATTTCGTTTGAGTCCATGAATTATCCGGGTTATTTCCTGCGCAATAATAATGGCAACATCACACTCGTGAAAAATGACGGCAGCACTACATTCCGAAATGACGCCACGTTCAAACGGGTAAATGGACTTGCTAACACCAGTTGGACATCGTATACCTCGTTTAGTAATCCGAACCTGTACCTGAGACATTATAATAATGTGCTGAGATTGGAAGCTGTCGTTACTGCACTGGATAAGTCAGACGCGACCTTCCGAGAGGTTGCACAATAA
- a CDS encoding RICIN domain-containing protein, with translation MKWLKRMSSLLLAGSLLTSSLGLGTEVSAAGAYTAVADPSKQYQTMEGWGTSLAWWGKVVGEYSNRDEYVEKMFNANTGLGLNILRYNIGGGDNPSSNILEYRKAVPGYQPSPGVYDWNADANQRYMLQAAKAQGVNVIEAFANSAPYWMTISGNVSGSANGGNNLKPDYYDDFADYLTEVVKHFRDNWGITFDSVTPLNEPISTWWKQSNDQEGMHFDRADQNTILSQLQASLNAKGLSTKLSAPEEYSIDDTNVSFNSYSNAVKSAITQINTHTYGGSNRTALRNTATSVGKHLWTSEYGDGDASGLTMSRTILKDIRNMGASGWVYWQAVDSADGWGFFKNVLNNTQTTSYTVNQKYYVMGNYSKFIRPGYKIIGMSDANTLAAYDAASGKVVLVTTNSESTDTTVTYDLSRFTNTGTSAQVYRTSSTEKLQQLTNISVQNKTFTATAKANSVTTYVISGATYNGGTGYESGAIYKLINRNSGLALDVNGASSTGGATIIQWNDNGAANQQWKLESAGNGYYNIRNVGSGLLLDVNSGSTQGGAALIQWQDNGGNNQQWLPIDVGGYVVLANRNSGLTIDINQGSLTAGASTIQWADNGGANQQWSLVKVN, from the coding sequence ATGAAGTGGTTAAAACGAATGAGCTCGCTGCTGCTGGCAGGAAGTCTGCTAACAAGTAGTTTGGGTCTGGGCACAGAGGTATCTGCTGCGGGAGCCTACACGGCTGTTGCCGATCCATCGAAGCAATATCAGACGATGGAAGGATGGGGAACATCCCTCGCGTGGTGGGGCAAGGTGGTTGGAGAATACTCCAATCGGGATGAGTATGTGGAGAAAATGTTCAACGCGAATACCGGACTGGGGCTGAATATCCTGCGGTACAACATTGGAGGCGGGGATAATCCATCGTCCAATATCCTTGAATATCGCAAAGCCGTTCCTGGTTACCAGCCTTCTCCGGGCGTGTATGACTGGAATGCAGATGCAAACCAACGATATATGCTGCAAGCTGCCAAAGCGCAAGGCGTGAATGTCATCGAAGCTTTTGCGAATTCCGCACCTTACTGGATGACCATCAGTGGTAATGTGTCCGGTTCGGCCAATGGAGGTAACAACCTCAAGCCCGATTACTACGATGATTTTGCCGATTACTTAACCGAGGTTGTGAAGCATTTTCGGGATAACTGGGGGATCACATTTGATAGTGTAACTCCGCTGAATGAACCGATCTCGACATGGTGGAAGCAGAGCAATGACCAGGAGGGCATGCACTTTGACCGGGCGGATCAGAACACAATTCTGAGTCAGCTACAAGCTTCGTTGAATGCGAAGGGTCTGTCCACGAAGCTGAGCGCACCGGAAGAATACAGTATCGATGATACCAATGTGTCGTTCAACAGCTACAGCAATGCGGTTAAATCAGCGATTACTCAGATCAATACCCATACGTATGGTGGAAGCAATCGTACGGCTTTGCGCAACACAGCGACGTCTGTGGGCAAACATCTGTGGACCTCGGAATATGGCGATGGGGATGCAAGCGGACTTACGATGTCACGGACCATCCTCAAGGATATTCGCAATATGGGCGCAAGTGGATGGGTGTATTGGCAAGCCGTGGATAGTGCCGACGGATGGGGATTCTTCAAAAACGTGTTGAACAATACCCAAACGACCAGTTATACCGTGAACCAAAAATACTATGTCATGGGTAATTACAGCAAATTTATTCGTCCTGGGTACAAGATTATCGGCATGAGTGATGCCAATACCCTTGCAGCCTATGATGCGGCTTCCGGCAAAGTTGTGTTGGTCACGACCAATTCGGAATCGACGGATACAACGGTAACCTATGATCTCAGTCGTTTTACGAACACAGGCACGTCTGCTCAGGTATATCGGACCTCTTCGACTGAGAAGTTGCAGCAACTGACCAATATTTCGGTGCAAAACAAAACCTTTACCGCTACGGCCAAGGCCAATTCGGTCACAACCTACGTCATTTCCGGTGCAACTTACAATGGCGGTACAGGATATGAATCCGGGGCCATCTACAAATTAATCAATCGCAACAGTGGACTTGCACTCGATGTTAACGGTGCTTCTTCTACGGGTGGGGCAACAATCATTCAGTGGAATGATAATGGAGCAGCCAACCAGCAGTGGAAACTGGAGTCCGCAGGGAACGGATATTACAACATCCGCAATGTGGGCAGTGGGCTTTTGCTGGATGTGAATTCGGGTTCTACACAAGGCGGAGCCGCTCTGATTCAGTGGCAAGATAACGGGGGCAACAATCAGCAATGGCTGCCAATTGATGTGGGAGGATATGTGGTACTTGCGAATCGAAACAGTGGCCTGACGATTGACATCAATCAAGGTTCTCTGACCGCGGGTGCCTCCACGATTCAGTGGGCCGACAATGGCGGGGCCAATCAGCAATGGAGCCTAGTCAAAGTTAATTAG